From Solea senegalensis isolate Sse05_10M linkage group LG19, IFAPA_SoseM_1, whole genome shotgun sequence, the proteins below share one genomic window:
- the kri1 gene encoding protein KRI1 homolog yields MSDKGGLKINQQFAQKYDKYRQKEELQRLKDRYGDRGDSDSETSESSSDDSEVELDPAVERDFYRTLSLLKRKDPRIYQKDATFFSEGASTSDEKPSTSKKAVKPMYLKDYERKVILEREGKYEDDDESDSEEAVQRRERAASPSYIQEQKELKQSFQKFVQDSDEEDEGNEEGEGIKLLTRRIKTQEEKDNEEADYVDWLKGQTELEGPEEVKDMQCLKDYWNDPQLDEKECFLRDYVLNKGYKDEDGEDERIPTYDEVVQDDVEDSEEEGENFLERQEKFEKSYNFRFEEPDAQQIKTYPRNIATSVRSKDDSRKLKRQEVKERKQKEKEQKQEQLKQLKNLKRNEIMEKLNKLKELTGNEQLAFSQMDLEGDFDPQQHDQLMQKFFGDEYYGGEEVEKPQFDDDDDEHWNWDTWTGERQEDDLDEDYSGEGHETTQPHCDDDNFVMDADYDPNQHMASKKQKKKERKKLKKEDLPQMGKKKKKSHFAQVITQNKPVFDPQEKSFEQYLDEYYKLDYEDIIDDLPCRFRYRQVLANDFGLTTDEVLNANDKELNQWCSLKKTCMFRSEKEEKCDLKNYKIKAQNERKKKEILSSVYTEEEKEMPDAKNKVGKKRRDRRKDAEKQDKGTDDDDETGVMNSPDETLAQALREAGDDMEEEILIPKKKMKQEEEPQVTADNAEVKNVAEGPSWSKKTHKRSGGRLISGTMGVKIGGREFSRHRLKAYGLNPKRLYFRQMGRQRRKDQEKREKQNKKNENSS; encoded by the exons atgtcgGACAAGGGGGGGTTGAAAATAAACCAACAATTTGCGCAGAAATATGATAAATACCGACAGAAGGAAGAGTTACAGAGGC TGAAGGATCGATACGGAGACCGTGGTGACAGTGACTCTGAGACGTCCGAGTCCAGCTCTGATGACAGTGAAGTG GAGCTCGACCCTGCAGTCGAAAGAGACTTTTACAGAACCCTGTCACTGCTGAAGAGGAAAGACCCGAGGATATACCAGAAAGATGCCACGTTTTTCTCCGAAG GCGCATCCACCAGCGACGAGAAGCCTTCAACTTCAAAGAAAGCAGTGAAGCCCATGTATCTCAAGGACTATGAACGTAAAGTGATACTGGAGAGGGAAGG AAAATATGAAGATGATGACGAGAGCGACAGTGAAGAGGCTGTTCAGCGAAGAGAG AGAGCGGCCTCACCAAGCTACATTCAAGAGCAGAAGGAGCTGAAACAAAG CTTCCAGAAGTTTGTTCAGGACAgcgatgaggaggatgaaggcaATGAGGAGGGCGAAGGAATCAAGCTGCTCACCAGGAGAATcaaaacacaggaggagaag GATAATGAAGAGGCAGATTATGTAGATTGGCTGAAAGGCCAGACTGAGCTTGAGGGTCCAGAAGAGGTGAAGGACATG CAATGCTTGAAAGATTACTGGAATGACCCACAGCTAGATGAGAAGGAGTGCTTCCTGAGAGATTATGTCCTCAACAAGGGCTACAAAGACGAAGATGGCGAAGATGAACG GATCCCAACCTACGACGAGGTGGTCCAGGATGATGTGGAGGATTctgaggaggaaggggagaatTTCTTGGAACGGCAGGAGAAATTTGAAAAGAGCTACAACTTCCGCTTCGAAGAGCCTGATGCTCAGCAGATCAAGACCTACCCTCGCAACATCGCCACCTCTGTTCGCTCCAAAGATGACAGCAGAAAACTcaaaagacaggaagtgaaagaaAGGAAGCAAAAG GAAAAAGAGCAGAAACAGGAGCAACTGAAACAGCTGAAGAACCTGAAACGCAACGAGATCATGGAGAAGCTGAACAAGCTCAAGGAGCTGACGGGCAACGAGCAGCTCGCCTTCAGTCAGATGGACCTGGAGGGAGACTTTGATCCACAGCAACACGACCAGCTCATGCAG AAATTCTTTGGAGACGAATATTACGGAGGGGAAGAAGTAGAGAAGCCTcagtttgatgatgatgatgacg AGCATTGGAACTGGGACACATGGACAGGAGAGAGACAAGAGGACGACCTTGATGAAGACTACAGTGGAGAAGGACATGAAACCACTCAGCCACACTGTGATGATGACAACTTTGTT ATGGATGCAGACTATGACCCCAACCAGCACATGGCCtcaaagaaacagaagaaaaaggagaggaagaagttGAAGAAAGAGGATTTACCACAGatgggcaaaaagaaaaagaagtctCACTTTGCACAGGTTATCACCCAGAATAAGCCTGTGTTTGATCCTC AGGAGAAAAGCTTTGAGCAGTACCTGGATGAGTACTACAAGCTGGACTACGAGGACATAATAGATGACCTCCCGTGCAGATTTCGCTACAGACAGGTTCTCGCCAATGACTTTGGTCTGACCACTGATGAG GTTTTAAATGCAAACGACAAAGAGTTGAACCAGTGGTGCTCTCTGAAGAAGACGTGCATGTTCAG ATCTGAAAAGGAAGAGAAGTGCGATTTGAAAAACTATAAAATCAAGGCccagaatgaaaggaagaaaaaggaaatccTGAGCTCCGTCTATACTGA ggaagaaaaagagatgCCAGATGCCAAAAACAAGGtggggaagaagaggagagatcGTCGGAAGGATGCAGAGAAACAAGACAAAGGAACAGATGACGACGATGAGACAGGCGTCATGAACTCTCCAGATGAGACCCTTGCTCAGGCTCTAAGAGAGGCAGGAGACGACATGGAGGAAGAGATTCTAATACCCAAGAAAAAGAtgaaacaggaggaggaacCACAGGTGACTGCTGACAATGCAGAGGTGAAAAATGTGGCCGAGGGGCCAAGTTGGTCCAAGAAGACACACAAGCGTTCAGGCGGACGCCTCATATCGGGAACCATGGGGGTGAAAATAGGTGGACGGGAGTTCAGTCGACATAGACTGAAGGCCTACGGTCTGAACCCCAAGAGACTGTACTTCAGACAGATGGgcagacagagaagaaaagatcaggaaaagagagagaagcagaacaaaaagaaTGAGAACTCAAGCTGA